The Peribacillus simplex genome contains a region encoding:
- a CDS encoding alpha/beta fold hydrolase, translated as MAFIEVEEGVRLFYEEKGQGKPVIFIHGVWMSSRFFKRQLPYFSEKYRTILLDLRSHGQSNHVHYGNTVSVYAKDLHAFIGKLGLKDVILVGWSMGAFVVWDYLKQFGEGNIDSTVIVDELASDFKWPDFNIGAFDMDTLIAFMTEIQTNRAPFLQSFLASMFNNELSAEDASWMLGEVTKMPESIASSILFDQSIVDYREFLPKINIPTLLCFGRHEKVIPVAAGEHLHENIPNSRLVVFEDSCHCPFMEESDLFNETVDCFIQKGV; from the coding sequence ATGGCATTTATTGAGGTGGAAGAGGGCGTTCGGTTGTTTTATGAAGAAAAGGGCCAGGGAAAACCGGTTATTTTTATCCATGGTGTGTGGATGAGCAGCCGGTTCTTTAAAAGGCAGCTTCCGTACTTTTCAGAAAAATATAGAACGATCTTACTTGATTTAAGAAGCCATGGCCAGTCAAATCATGTACATTACGGAAATACGGTCTCCGTTTATGCAAAAGATCTTCATGCCTTCATAGGTAAACTGGGATTAAAGGATGTCATACTTGTAGGCTGGTCCATGGGGGCATTTGTCGTCTGGGATTACCTTAAGCAATTCGGTGAGGGAAATATTGATTCAACCGTGATCGTGGATGAATTGGCCTCCGATTTTAAGTGGCCCGATTTTAATATCGGTGCATTTGATATGGACACGTTGATTGCCTTCATGACTGAAATTCAAACGAATCGTGCCCCATTTTTACAAAGCTTCCTTGCTTCCATGTTCAACAATGAATTATCTGCAGAGGATGCAAGCTGGATGCTTGGGGAAGTGACCAAAATGCCAGAATCCATTGCCAGCAGCATTCTATTTGACCAATCGATTGTGGACTATCGTGAATTCTTGCCAAAAATCAATATTCCGACACTTCTCTGTTTTGGAAGGCATGAAAAAGTCATTCCTGTAGCAGCCGGGGAACATTTGCATGAAAACATTCCGAATTCCAGACTAGTAGTCTTTGAAGATAGTTGCCATTGTCCATTTATGGAAGAAAGTGATTTGTTTAATGAAACCGTGGATTGCTTCATTCAAAAGGGAGTATAG
- a CDS encoding threonine/serine exporter family protein, with protein sequence MMIAQLITSFIASAAFGVIFNVPKNSLLQCGFVGMLGWILYFFLVENEINSIIATLAAAFIVAVISQYFAKRYKTPITIFNVSGIIPLVPGGLSYDAMKHFVGNDFYVAVQLAAKVFMLAGAIAMGLIFAEVMNQLVTKYNRRKVRLKS encoded by the coding sequence ATGATGATTGCACAGCTTATTACAAGTTTCATTGCTTCAGCCGCCTTTGGAGTCATCTTCAATGTACCAAAAAATTCATTGTTACAATGTGGTTTCGTAGGGATGTTAGGGTGGATCTTATACTTTTTTCTGGTTGAAAATGAGATAAACAGCATCATTGCAACATTAGCGGCTGCATTTATCGTTGCGGTTATCAGCCAGTATTTTGCTAAAAGGTATAAAACGCCGATCACGATTTTCAATGTATCGGGAATCATCCCGCTCGTGCCTGGAGGTTTGTCGTATGATGCGATGAAGCATTTTGTCGGAAATGATTTTTATGTCGCCGTCCAGTTGGCCGCCAAGGTCTTCATGCTGGCTGGTGCCATTGCGATGGGGCTGATCTTTGCAGAAGTCATGAACCAGTTAGTAACTAAGTACAATAGAAGGAAGGTAAGATTGAAAAGTTAA
- a CDS encoding threonine/serine exporter family protein: MDDRLPYNEIIDVCLLAGKIMLQNGAETSRVEDTMVRIAAAFGCGDSHSFSTPTGIIFSLDGMHPASKLIRVSQRSTDLHKVTLVNSISRSISSKEMTPEEAYLQLKQIEKAGMGYPMWVQVFAAFISSGCFLIMFQGQWNDFIWSCIAGGMGFSCLFYLHRLLEVRFFAEFIASLVVGLAAMFFVQIGVGSHLDTIIIGAVMPLVPGLLITNAARDLIAGHLVSGLSKGVDAGLTALAIGAGISAAFVFL, from the coding sequence ATGGATGATCGTTTACCATACAATGAAATTATAGATGTATGTTTACTTGCGGGAAAAATCATGCTTCAGAACGGAGCGGAAACTTCGCGGGTGGAAGATACGATGGTAAGAATCGCTGCAGCGTTTGGATGCGGTGACTCACATAGTTTTTCGACCCCTACAGGAATTATTTTTTCGCTGGATGGTATGCACCCGGCTTCAAAATTAATTCGAGTTTCCCAACGGTCTACAGATTTACATAAGGTGACGCTTGTCAACAGTATATCCCGAAGCATTTCCAGCAAGGAAATGACACCGGAGGAAGCTTATTTACAGTTAAAACAAATCGAAAAGGCCGGGATGGGGTATCCCATGTGGGTACAGGTCTTTGCTGCATTTATATCGAGCGGCTGCTTTTTAATCATGTTCCAAGGCCAGTGGAATGATTTCATCTGGTCCTGTATAGCTGGAGGAATGGGTTTCTCATGCCTGTTTTATTTGCACCGGTTACTGGAAGTTCGTTTTTTTGCTGAATTCATCGCCTCTTTAGTCGTAGGTCTAGCAGCTATGTTCTTTGTCCAGATTGGAGTCGGAAGTCATTTGGACACGATAATCATTGGAGCGGTGATGCCGCTTGTGCCAGGGCTGTTAATTACGAATGCAGCCAGGGACTTAATTGCAGGACATTTGGTTTCGGGCCTATCCAAGGGTGTTGATGCAGGTTTGACTGCTTTAGCCATTGGGGCAGGAATATCTGCTGCGTTTGTTTTCTTATGA